One window of Ralstonia pickettii DTP0602 genomic DNA carries:
- a CDS encoding LysR family transcriptional regulator, translating to MDLKSLRYFVAVAEARSVGKAAERLHMAQPPLSVQIRNLEAQLGTALFVRESTGMRLTDAGSALFARAREALALAHEGFEAARAVGSGRRGRLSVGYMFSLGYAVLPKLVPQLRRTLPDVELQFVEMSTATYEAQIVDHKVTLGLCMPPIQRPDLSTTIVGMQPLRLALPARAQLARLSSVPVARLQGQRLIALPTLKEGADTSMVAALLRRHQVTMQIVERVETVHAALALVLAGEGYAIVPACAEIGRPPGVVFRKLREVTEGFEVAVCRRRDLESPFIEPFIAAARHALR from the coding sequence ATGGACCTTAAGAGCCTGCGTTATTTCGTTGCCGTAGCCGAGGCCCGCAGCGTGGGCAAGGCCGCCGAGCGCCTGCATATGGCGCAACCGCCGCTGTCCGTCCAGATTCGCAACCTCGAGGCACAACTCGGCACGGCGCTCTTTGTGCGCGAATCCACCGGAATGCGACTGACAGACGCGGGAAGCGCGCTCTTCGCCCGCGCGCGCGAAGCGCTGGCGTTGGCTCACGAGGGGTTCGAGGCTGCACGCGCCGTAGGGTCGGGGCGGCGCGGGCGGCTGTCTGTCGGCTACATGTTTTCGCTCGGCTACGCTGTACTGCCGAAGCTCGTGCCGCAGTTGCGCCGCACACTCCCGGACGTCGAACTGCAGTTCGTCGAGATGAGCACCGCGACGTATGAAGCGCAAATCGTTGACCACAAGGTAACACTTGGTTTGTGCATGCCACCGATTCAGCGGCCGGACCTGTCCACGACGATCGTGGGCATGCAACCGCTACGGCTGGCCTTGCCTGCACGTGCGCAGCTCGCACGGCTTTCGTCGGTACCGGTGGCACGGCTGCAGGGGCAGAGGCTGATTGCGCTGCCCACACTGAAAGAGGGCGCAGACACTTCGATGGTTGCGGCTTTGCTGCGGCGCCACCAGGTCACCATGCAAATCGTCGAACGGGTGGAAACGGTTCACGCAGCACTGGCTCTGGTGCTTGCAGGCGAGGGGTATGCGATCGTGCCCGCGTGCGCGGAAATCGGCCGGCCTCCGGGTGTAGTGTTCCGAAAGCTCAGGGAGGTCACAGAGGGGTTCGAGGTGGCCGTCTGCCGGCGCCGCGATCTGGAAAGCCCTTTCATCGAGCCGTTCATCGCGGCGGCGCGGCACGCGCTTCGATGA